The following proteins are co-located in the Acidicapsa acidisoli genome:
- a CDS encoding ferritin-like domain-containing protein, with protein sequence MAKEKKDNSGANAVAELIDALNEDLAREYQAIIAYTVYSNVLSGAQWMNIAAELKLHAAQELQHAMILADQIDYLGGDPTATPKPVKLSKKPEDMLRFDLDNETETIKNYRKRVKQAEAIGHFALAESLRGILVQEQNHQHDLATALGIDVPKVFEDGA encoded by the coding sequence ATGGCGAAAGAGAAAAAGGATAACTCCGGAGCGAACGCCGTCGCAGAACTGATTGATGCATTGAACGAAGACCTGGCCCGCGAATATCAGGCCATCATCGCCTACACCGTCTACAGCAACGTGCTCAGCGGCGCACAATGGATGAACATCGCCGCCGAACTGAAGCTTCACGCCGCTCAAGAGCTTCAGCACGCGATGATCCTCGCCGACCAGATCGACTACCTTGGTGGAGATCCCACCGCCACTCCCAAGCCAGTCAAGCTATCGAAGAAACCCGAAGATATGCTCCGCTTCGACCTCGACAACGAAACCGAAACCATCAAGAACTACCGCAAGCGCGTCAAACAAGCCGAAGCCATCGGCCACTTCGCTCTTGCTGAATCTCTTCGCGGCATCCTCGTGCAGGAGCAAAATCACCAGCACGACCTGGCGACCGCGCTGGGCATTGATGTCCCAAAGGTCTTCGAAGACGGCGCATAG
- a CDS encoding carboxypeptidase-like regulatory domain-containing protein, with product MQFRSTLWKLLVLSLSIVFSTALKAQDVASLTGLVTDTTGAVIAGANVELVNTATNATYKAVTTGIGSYTITDVAPGPGHTVTFSRDGFESVVVSNLYLNVATTRTQNARLPVGNVSSTVAVSATSDDVTLDTTDATVGNNFNMKMVDELPVYNRTNPTVLFTMQPGTSSTGAVTGAREDQNSVTLDGLDVNDIAAGGEPGSAYTIVANAPVDSVQEFRGTVAGPLSNSGPGGGGAFQMVTKGGTNEFHGNVNEYLRNTDATANNWFDNDAGVARAPLIRNQFGGNLGGPVIKNKLFFFFDYDGSRVAESLAEERNVPLNSFRNGTISYITNAPGCDPNNSRQNTTPNCIAGLTATPSAATAGASTVNLDPQGIGVNAQLLAFVNSRYPMANDLTQGDGVNSGGFRFNSPNPDTLNNYVGRADYTLNDANKLFARVTFARENAVTPGLSNQFAGDPLTYPSFDESYAYVAGWTWTISPSKVNQLYYGSTVSVIDFPTKYDPTGVDNFAFNSPFANPYGNIADQQRRRVPIPVVRDDFSWQKGNHDFGFGGTFKFIKTNSSLISDDYFPTVGLGGENLALDPALRPSNIGASGTAATTTFDSAYAFALGAYSQLGANYDYDNKGSVLQQGSGAARHYRYYQTELYFGDTWKATKNLTLSYGVKYMLYSVPYETQGLESIQNTGFDSYFDARLAQSAAGASGATAVPFISYSLGGKANHAAGMYKPSYNNFAPRFAFAYTPTNSPKTVFNGSANIIFDRTVINAVNFIQDQSSYLFQASAANIYGLTDPTASLAVEPRFTSIDSIPTPPVAPVITTPYTPYVSGVGANATPFGLANGEFQTAIDPGLRNPYSIAFNAGFQHEFPDHFVLKTSYVGRLGRRLIAQADASQLIDNPDPTSGQMMSTAFANITKQLRQGVNPSNVTAQPWFDNQFSYGPYSGTQVVTQFYGVLAQRGDFADTIQALSADGFLNYNVGMAAQLAEDTFITNKGSSNYHGMLVTLSKNLSQGLQFDVNYTWSHSIDNTSLIANSIASNSGVGFICDVVRPRECRGNSDFDTRNVITSDVLYDLPFGRGNTFAANVPRWIDEVIGGWNVDGIPAWHSGMPFNATSNAYVAGYANNAPAIFTGANGAIQSHLNKTSSGAVYWYSNPATVLGDFTGPVGFGVGGRNTLRGPGAFTFDAGLGKTFPVVEKVNVKFRADAFNALNHPVFSNPISDITSSEFGQITGTLTSATNGAFTNTGARVMQFSLRVEF from the coding sequence ATGCAGTTCAGAAGTACCTTATGGAAGTTGCTGGTTCTGTCGTTGTCTATCGTTTTTTCCACCGCGCTGAAGGCTCAGGATGTAGCTTCCCTGACGGGTCTCGTGACGGATACGACAGGAGCGGTTATTGCGGGCGCAAATGTCGAACTGGTGAATACGGCAACCAACGCGACCTACAAAGCAGTGACCACCGGCATTGGTTCCTACACCATCACGGACGTGGCGCCGGGACCGGGTCATACGGTGACTTTCTCCCGAGATGGGTTTGAGTCAGTGGTGGTTTCGAATCTGTATCTGAATGTGGCCACGACGCGGACTCAGAATGCGAGGCTGCCGGTCGGGAATGTATCTTCGACTGTGGCTGTGTCGGCGACAAGCGACGATGTGACGCTGGATACGACGGATGCGACGGTCGGGAACAACTTCAATATGAAGATGGTGGATGAGCTGCCGGTCTATAACCGCACCAATCCTACGGTTCTCTTTACGATGCAGCCGGGCACGAGCAGCACGGGGGCGGTAACGGGTGCACGCGAGGACCAGAACAGCGTGACGCTGGATGGTCTGGATGTGAATGATATTGCGGCGGGCGGTGAGCCGGGAAGCGCGTACACGATTGTGGCCAATGCGCCGGTGGATTCGGTACAGGAGTTTCGCGGGACGGTTGCGGGGCCGCTTTCGAATTCCGGGCCGGGTGGCGGCGGCGCGTTTCAGATGGTGACCAAGGGCGGCACCAATGAGTTTCATGGGAATGTGAATGAGTATCTGCGCAATACGGATGCGACGGCCAATAACTGGTTCGACAACGATGCGGGAGTGGCGCGTGCGCCGCTGATCCGGAACCAGTTTGGCGGCAACCTCGGCGGGCCGGTGATCAAGAACAAATTGTTTTTCTTCTTTGATTACGATGGATCGCGGGTGGCGGAGTCGCTGGCGGAGGAGCGGAATGTTCCTCTGAATTCTTTCCGCAATGGAACGATTTCTTACATCACGAATGCACCGGGTTGCGATCCCAACAATTCTAGGCAGAATACGACACCGAATTGCATTGCGGGCCTGACTGCGACCCCGAGCGCGGCTACGGCTGGAGCGTCCACGGTAAATCTAGATCCACAGGGGATCGGCGTGAATGCGCAACTGCTGGCGTTTGTGAATTCGAGATACCCGATGGCCAACGACCTGACGCAGGGAGACGGCGTGAATTCGGGCGGCTTCCGATTCAACTCTCCGAATCCTGACACACTGAACAACTATGTGGGAAGGGCAGATTACACGCTCAATGATGCAAACAAGCTGTTTGCGCGCGTCACGTTTGCACGCGAGAACGCAGTAACTCCAGGGCTGTCGAACCAGTTTGCCGGCGATCCGCTGACGTATCCGTCTTTCGATGAAAGCTATGCGTATGTAGCTGGATGGACGTGGACGATCAGTCCCTCGAAGGTGAACCAGTTGTATTACGGCAGCACCGTTTCCGTTATCGACTTTCCTACGAAATACGACCCGACTGGAGTAGATAACTTTGCCTTCAACAGTCCCTTTGCGAATCCTTATGGAAATATCGCCGATCAGCAGCGGCGCAGGGTTCCGATTCCGGTGGTGCGGGATGACTTCAGCTGGCAGAAGGGAAATCATGACTTTGGTTTTGGCGGGACGTTCAAGTTCATCAAGACGAACAGCAGCCTGATCAGCGACGACTACTTTCCTACGGTTGGGCTGGGCGGAGAAAACCTGGCGCTTGATCCGGCTCTGCGGCCCTCCAATATCGGCGCGAGCGGAACGGCGGCGACGACGACGTTTGACAGCGCGTATGCTTTTGCCCTGGGCGCGTACAGTCAGCTAGGCGCGAATTACGACTATGACAACAAGGGCAGTGTGCTGCAGCAGGGCTCTGGCGCGGCGCGGCATTATCGTTACTACCAAACCGAGCTTTACTTCGGCGATACGTGGAAGGCGACGAAAAATCTGACGCTGAGCTATGGCGTGAAGTACATGCTCTACTCCGTGCCTTACGAAACGCAGGGGCTGGAGTCGATTCAGAACACGGGCTTCGACAGTTATTTCGACGCGCGACTGGCACAGAGCGCGGCTGGCGCATCGGGTGCGACGGCCGTTCCATTTATCAGCTACTCGTTGGGTGGGAAGGCTAACCATGCGGCGGGGATGTACAAGCCTAGCTATAACAACTTTGCTCCACGCTTTGCCTTTGCCTATACGCCGACGAATTCGCCGAAGACGGTTTTCAACGGCAGCGCGAACATCATCTTTGATCGCACGGTGATCAATGCGGTCAACTTTATCCAGGATCAGAGCTCCTATCTGTTCCAGGCAAGCGCGGCGAACATCTATGGCCTGACTGACCCGACGGCTTCACTGGCTGTGGAACCACGATTTACTTCGATCGATTCGATTCCGACACCGCCGGTGGCTCCGGTGATCACGACTCCGTATACGCCGTATGTGAGCGGCGTGGGCGCAAACGCGACGCCGTTTGGACTGGCGAACGGCGAATTCCAGACGGCGATTGATCCGGGATTGCGGAATCCTTACTCGATTGCGTTCAATGCCGGGTTCCAGCATGAGTTTCCGGATCACTTTGTGCTGAAGACCTCGTATGTGGGACGGCTGGGACGGCGGCTGATTGCGCAGGCGGATGCTTCGCAGCTTATCGATAACCCTGACCCGACCTCGGGGCAGATGATGTCGACGGCGTTTGCGAATATCACGAAGCAATTGCGCCAGGGGGTTAATCCGTCGAATGTGACGGCGCAGCCCTGGTTCGATAACCAGTTCTCTTATGGTCCTTATAGCGGAACGCAGGTGGTGACGCAGTTCTACGGAGTGCTGGCGCAGCGCGGCGATTTTGCGGATACGATCCAGGCGCTGTCGGCGGATGGCTTTCTGAACTACAACGTAGGCATGGCGGCGCAGCTTGCGGAGGATACCTTTATCACCAACAAGGGATCTTCGAACTATCACGGCATGCTGGTAACGCTTTCGAAGAACCTGTCGCAGGGTTTGCAGTTCGATGTGAACTATACGTGGTCGCACTCGATCGACAACACTTCCCTCATTGCGAACTCGATTGCGTCGAACTCAGGGGTGGGCTTTATCTGCGATGTGGTGCGGCCGCGCGAATGCCGGGGTAACTCGGACTTTGATACGCGGAATGTGATCACTTCGGATGTGCTGTACGATCTGCCGTTTGGGCGTGGCAACACGTTTGCCGCCAACGTTCCGCGGTGGATCGATGAGGTGATTGGCGGATGGAATGTCGACGGTATTCCGGCGTGGCATAGCGGAATGCCATTCAATGCCACTTCGAATGCCTACGTGGCAGGATATGCGAACAATGCTCCAGCTATCTTTACGGGCGCGAATGGCGCGATTCAGAGCCACCTGAACAAGACATCGAGCGGCGCCGTTTACTGGTACTCGAATCCGGCGACGGTGCTGGGTGACTTTACGGGTCCTGTGGGCTTTGGGGTCGGCGGACGGAACACGTTGCGCGGACCGGGGGCGTTTACCTTCGATGCGGGACTGGGCAAGACGTTCCCGGTGGTGGAGAAGGTTAATGTGAAGTTCCGCGCGGATGCTTTCAATGCGCTGAACCACCCTGTGTTCTCAAACCCAATCTCGGATATTACGAGCAGTGAATTCGGGCAGATTACCGGGACGCTGACGAGTGCGACGAACGGTGCATTTACAAATACCGGCGCGCGGGTGATGCAGTTCTCGCTGCGAGTGGAGTTTTAA
- a CDS encoding PQ-loop domain-containing transporter, protein MKEIVAVIFGLGLLCNALLFVPQIIAVWRKKTDEGISLITFGGFSILQVVGIIHGLYQQDPSLTLGMAASLLTCGSVTGLTLFYRIRRCGSV, encoded by the coding sequence ATGAAAGAAATCGTCGCCGTAATCTTCGGCCTCGGCCTGCTCTGCAACGCTTTGCTTTTTGTGCCCCAGATCATCGCCGTCTGGCGCAAGAAAACCGACGAAGGAATTTCTCTGATCACCTTCGGCGGCTTCAGCATCCTGCAAGTCGTCGGGATCATCCACGGCCTCTACCAGCAAGATCCATCCCTCACGCTAGGCATGGCTGCCAGCCTGCTCACCTGCGGTTCCGTAACAGGACTAACTCTCTTCTACCGCATTCGCAGGTGTGGGTCTGTTTGA
- a CDS encoding DUF2235 domain-containing protein, with protein sequence MSKRIVFLSDGTWQGPLNNTNVYRLYKALQVSSDQVVYYDDGVGADATGLDRLIEGAFATTIFQKIMDGYTTIAHVYEPGDQIYLFGFSRGAYTVRSLAGMIATCGLPSGSFTDDCVTQAFNAYRNPAQRQSILASLSACGLADATITLIGVWDTVGALGIPAIFGGIDESKYGFLNTSLHPDVKNAVHCLAIDEQRAQFPATLWDPLPPTPPGQQPSQTLTQVWFSGCHGDVGGGTLPGGPLDHDTRLCDFSMGYMVAQAQAHGLTFDPTMAAQYGALPQESALDIIRESWAPKDGPPHLRPIPPGSQVSNSVAVRIQYALTYTPGNLTLTDSLLDSSYTQVNLVDTNAL encoded by the coding sequence ATGTCCAAACGAATCGTCTTCCTCTCCGACGGCACCTGGCAGGGGCCTCTGAACAACACCAATGTCTACCGCCTCTATAAAGCCCTGCAGGTCAGCTCCGATCAGGTCGTCTACTACGACGACGGAGTGGGCGCCGACGCTACCGGCTTGGATCGCCTCATCGAAGGCGCCTTCGCCACCACCATCTTTCAAAAGATCATGGATGGATACACCACCATCGCCCACGTCTACGAACCCGGCGACCAGATCTATCTCTTCGGCTTCAGTCGCGGAGCCTATACCGTCCGTTCCCTGGCCGGCATGATCGCTACTTGCGGCCTTCCCAGCGGCTCCTTCACCGACGACTGCGTCACCCAGGCTTTCAACGCCTACCGCAACCCAGCCCAACGGCAGTCAATCCTCGCCTCACTCTCCGCCTGCGGCCTCGCCGACGCCACGATCACACTTATCGGTGTCTGGGACACCGTCGGAGCCCTCGGCATTCCCGCCATCTTCGGCGGCATCGACGAATCCAAATACGGATTCCTCAACACCAGCCTTCACCCCGACGTGAAAAATGCCGTCCACTGCCTCGCCATCGATGAACAACGAGCACAATTCCCCGCCACGCTCTGGGACCCGCTCCCGCCAACACCGCCCGGCCAGCAACCCAGCCAAACTCTCACCCAGGTCTGGTTCTCCGGCTGCCACGGCGATGTAGGCGGAGGCACCCTGCCCGGCGGACCGCTCGACCACGACACTCGTCTTTGCGACTTCTCCATGGGCTATATGGTCGCCCAGGCACAGGCCCACGGGCTCACCTTCGATCCCACAATGGCAGCTCAATACGGTGCCCTGCCGCAGGAGTCCGCCCTCGACATCATCCGCGAATCCTGGGCCCCCAAAGACGGACCACCACACCTGCGTCCAATCCCTCCAGGCTCCCAGGTATCCAACAGCGTAGCCGTCCGCATCCAATACGCCCTCACCTACACACCGGGTAACCTGACGCTCACGGATAGCCTTCTGGACAGCTCCTACACCCAGGTCAATCTAGTCGACACCAACGCCCTCTAA
- a CDS encoding bifunctional folylpolyglutamate synthase/dihydrofolate synthase — translation MSYAAAIENLSALMPELFHTAGAPRRKFSLTEIGTLCAALGDPQSRFPSVLIAGTNGKGSTASTLASIARESGLRVGLYTSPHLDRVNERIRLGEPAQPDQLGAPGLASETWASLQDISDDDFARFYFRVHDTAQQLVLEAKLPAFPSYFELLTALAFLYFAESKVDLAILEVGMGGRLDATNIVDPILSVITDISLDHQEWLGATIDLIAREKAGILRPNGTLVTLPQHPEANQALGEVAVELNVRGISAADYMPQIGTNPVAPYAIEVLGKQILVDSPLKGAHQHRNIALAIAAAVELRHARNIPITPETIQRGIATTSWPGRLEKLTLPNPPEFLLDVAHNPAGAWALRAALSANQPERSGAPHLASEMWEGSQVLIFACLRDKPLREMTQILFPIFDHVILAPIHSPRATEVADLQAAAEATGVPSTPSSTVEEALQLALQLNPARVVISGSVYLVGEARHLLLASRITQFKQEGSRQDPAP, via the coding sequence ATGTCCTACGCAGCCGCAATCGAAAATCTAAGCGCGCTCATGCCCGAGCTCTTCCACACCGCAGGCGCGCCACGCCGCAAATTCTCTCTCACTGAAATCGGCACCCTCTGCGCCGCCCTCGGCGATCCGCAAAGCCGATTTCCGTCCGTCCTGATCGCCGGCACCAACGGCAAAGGTTCCACGGCCTCGACCCTCGCCTCGATCGCCCGCGAATCCGGCCTACGCGTCGGGCTCTACACCTCGCCGCATCTCGACCGCGTCAACGAGCGCATCCGCCTCGGTGAACCTGCCCAACCTGATCAACTGGGTGCCCCAGGTCTCGCTTCTGAGACCTGGGCGTCGCTGCAGGACATCTCCGACGACGACTTCGCCCGCTTCTATTTCCGCGTCCACGACACCGCCCAACAGCTCGTCCTCGAAGCCAAACTCCCAGCCTTCCCCAGCTACTTCGAACTCCTGACCGCCCTCGCCTTCCTCTACTTCGCCGAATCCAAAGTAGATCTCGCCATCCTCGAAGTAGGCATGGGAGGCCGCCTCGACGCTACCAATATCGTCGATCCCATCCTGTCCGTCATTACCGACATCTCCCTCGACCATCAGGAGTGGCTCGGTGCAACCATCGACCTCATCGCCCGCGAAAAAGCCGGAATCCTCCGCCCGAACGGCACGCTAGTGACGCTTCCCCAGCACCCCGAAGCCAACCAGGCCCTCGGCGAAGTAGCCGTAGAGCTGAACGTCCGCGGCATCAGCGCAGCCGATTACATGCCCCAAATCGGCACAAATCCCGTCGCCCCCTACGCAATCGAAGTCCTCGGGAAGCAGATCCTCGTCGATTCCCCGCTCAAAGGCGCCCACCAGCATCGCAACATCGCTCTGGCCATCGCAGCCGCCGTCGAACTCCGTCACGCGCGCAACATCCCAATCACCCCCGAGACCATCCAGCGCGGCATCGCCACCACAAGCTGGCCCGGCCGCCTGGAAAAGCTAACCCTCCCCAATCCGCCCGAATTTCTGCTCGACGTAGCCCACAACCCCGCCGGAGCCTGGGCCCTCCGTGCTGCACTATCCGCCAATCAACCAGAGCGTTCGGGTGCCCCACATCTCGCTTCTGAGATGTGGGAGGGAAGCCAGGTCCTCATCTTCGCCTGCCTGCGCGACAAGCCCCTCCGCGAAATGACCCAGATCCTCTTCCCCATCTTCGACCACGTCATCCTTGCGCCGATCCACTCCCCCCGCGCCACCGAAGTCGCCGACCTGCAAGCCGCCGCCGAAGCCACAGGCGTCCCATCCACCCCCTCCAGCACCGTCGAAGAAGCCCTGCAGCTCGCTCTCCAGCTAAACCCCGCGAGAGTCGTCATCAGCGGCAGCGTCTATCTCGTCGGCGAAGCTCGCCATCTCCTCCTGGCATCCCGCATCACCCAATTCAAACAGGAAGGCAGCCGCCAGGACCCCGCTCCGTGA
- a CDS encoding lysophospholipid acyltransferase family protein — MRPNQLSFFIRQRSNILLAPPFLLATAFFGSLALAASLFDKHGGLQHRIARVWAHACVLFSGATLQVIGLENIPAETAVFASNHTSYMDTPVVFASLPFQFRILAKKELWTLPFIGWYLDRSGQIPIDTANPRTTLSSFAAGVKTLRGGLNVFVFPEGGRTPDGNLQTFLNGAAFLAIRGQVPLVPIALVGVRDLLPMHTRHFYPSPNGTPLKLIFGKPIQTKHHHLRESEALTAQLREAIDQLIQQHS; from the coding sequence GTGAGACCGAACCAGCTTTCATTCTTCATCCGCCAGCGCAGCAACATCCTCCTGGCCCCGCCATTCCTCCTCGCCACCGCCTTCTTCGGCAGCCTGGCCCTCGCCGCCTCGCTCTTCGACAAGCACGGCGGCCTGCAACACCGTATCGCCCGCGTCTGGGCCCACGCCTGCGTTCTCTTCTCCGGCGCAACGCTCCAGGTAATCGGCCTCGAAAACATCCCCGCCGAAACTGCCGTCTTCGCCTCCAACCACACCTCCTACATGGACACGCCGGTAGTCTTCGCCAGCCTTCCCTTCCAATTCCGTATCCTGGCGAAAAAAGAACTCTGGACCCTCCCCTTCATCGGCTGGTATCTCGACCGCTCCGGCCAGATCCCCATCGATACCGCGAACCCCCGTACCACCCTCTCCAGCTTCGCCGCCGGAGTCAAAACCCTCCGTGGCGGCCTCAACGTCTTCGTCTTCCCCGAAGGCGGCCGCACTCCCGACGGCAATCTCCAGACCTTCCTCAACGGAGCCGCATTCCTCGCCATCCGCGGCCAGGTCCCACTCGTCCCAATCGCCCTCGTCGGTGTCCGCGACCTGCTCCCTATGCACACCCGGCACTTCTACCCGTCTCCCAATGGAACCCCGCTAAAACTCATCTTCGGCAAGCCAATCCAGACCAAACATCATCATCTCCGCGAGTCTGAAGCCCTCACCGCCCAACTCCGCGAAGCCATTGATCAGCTAATTCAGCAACACAGCTAA
- a CDS encoding gamma-glutamyl-gamma-aminobutyrate hydrolase family protein — MSVHIAIPEPTSPRFVEDSQAYNLRSLPQYLHALYSAGATPIPIPLHETPQRVAKILSTCHGILLPGSPADIDPQKYGESAIPLCERPDADRAAVDELLIQDAFNLHKPILAICQGTQALNVWCGGTLIQDIPTQIGTAVNHSPGRSVTEAHPIEITPNTRLATIAKHCHPEHSERSALPPLSISEYVNSSHHQAIRTPGDNLLVSARSPQDEIIEAVELASSDHFVVAVQWHPERSYDQSALSRAIFAAFVHASESWTPRRIEESVLAS, encoded by the coding sequence ATGTCGGTCCACATCGCCATACCCGAGCCCACCAGCCCTCGCTTCGTCGAAGATTCCCAGGCCTACAACCTGCGTTCCCTCCCGCAGTACCTCCACGCCCTCTACTCCGCCGGAGCCACGCCCATCCCGATCCCCCTGCACGAAACCCCGCAGCGCGTCGCCAAAATTCTCTCTACCTGTCACGGAATCCTTCTCCCCGGCAGTCCCGCCGACATCGACCCCCAGAAATACGGCGAATCGGCAATTCCCCTCTGCGAACGCCCCGACGCCGACCGGGCCGCCGTCGACGAACTCCTCATCCAGGACGCCTTTAACCTCCACAAGCCCATCCTGGCCATCTGCCAGGGCACGCAAGCCCTCAACGTCTGGTGCGGCGGCACACTGATCCAGGACATCCCGACGCAAATCGGAACCGCCGTAAATCACAGCCCTGGCCGCTCCGTAACCGAAGCTCACCCCATAGAAATCACGCCCAACACCCGTCTGGCTACAATCGCAAAGCATTGCCATCCAGAGCACAGCGAAAGATCGGCTCTGCCGCCGCTCTCCATCTCGGAGTACGTCAACTCCAGCCATCACCAGGCCATCCGCACCCCCGGCGACAATCTGCTCGTCTCCGCCCGCTCCCCGCAGGACGAAATCATCGAAGCCGTGGAACTCGCCTCCAGCGATCATTTTGTCGTCGCCGTCCAGTGGCACCCTGAGCGTTCCTACGACCAAAGCGCCCTCTCCCGCGCCATATTCGCCGCCTTCGTCCACGCCAGCGAATCCTGGACCCCAAGAAGAATCGAAGAATCCGTCCTGGCCAGCTAG
- a CDS encoding TfoX/Sxy family protein has protein sequence MPRHTSQSDHANPKPKRKSPPYPFILEALAPLHPEVRPMFSGYAVYLGDKIVCMLRDSIKSPEDNGLWLVFADIFETSDDPSALRHEFPSIRPIKLLQDKIKHWLILPADNPNFESESLEACDLLLAHNPRLGRIPESRKARR, from the coding sequence ATGCCTCGCCACACGAGTCAGTCCGATCACGCCAACCCAAAGCCCAAGCGCAAATCCCCGCCTTATCCCTTCATCCTCGAAGCCCTTGCGCCTCTGCATCCCGAGGTACGCCCCATGTTCAGCGGCTATGCCGTCTATCTCGGCGACAAAATCGTTTGCATGCTTCGCGACAGCATCAAGTCCCCTGAAGACAACGGCCTCTGGCTGGTCTTTGCTGATATATTCGAGACCTCAGACGACCCCAGTGCCCTTCGCCACGAATTTCCCTCCATCCGTCCGATCAAGCTGCTGCAAGACAAAATCAAACATTGGCTCATCCTCCCGGCCGACAACCCCAATTTCGAGTCCGAATCCCTCGAGGCCTGCGACCTCCTCTTAGCCCACAATCCTCGGCTAGGCCGCATCCCCGAATCCCGTAAAGCCCGCCGCTAA
- a CDS encoding VirK/YbjX family protein has protein sequence MVESVMPFASAQRSEIAEETWSLTRLARVALRVVSHLPCQLEILRLLRYPVLAEVLPCNPRFAIKFAADDYLARDLSVAERKTCFLHHYGRLLGALPDRMLRRILHRSVTVLEIRDGENVYRVITNLSRPWDKEGELSLTLEHNGTGIYVISFSIVPGSIVHSDAPEVLLISRMQGMKGKYRLIQQATKAMNDVAPASFLLAALQGFAEAFGVSEIVGVSAVRQSAYCEECDEIFRKAYDEFFTTVGAVMGSDNLFRCPVPIPERPLQDVKRGHKLRTKEKRAFKRDVADTVLRFFQRNWRRDGEHLQQEQNSELPVQLTQ, from the coding sequence ATGGTTGAAAGCGTAATGCCTTTTGCGTCGGCACAGAGGTCAGAGATTGCCGAGGAAACCTGGTCGCTCACCCGGCTTGCCCGAGTGGCGTTGCGCGTCGTGTCCCATCTGCCGTGCCAGCTGGAGATTCTGCGGCTGCTGAGGTATCCAGTGCTGGCCGAAGTGCTGCCTTGCAACCCTCGATTCGCGATCAAGTTTGCAGCGGACGATTATCTGGCCCGAGACCTTTCTGTTGCTGAACGCAAGACCTGCTTTTTGCATCATTATGGCCGGCTGCTTGGGGCATTGCCGGACAGGATGTTGCGCCGGATTCTGCATCGCAGTGTGACTGTGTTGGAAATACGCGATGGCGAGAACGTTTACCGGGTGATCACCAATCTTTCGCGGCCATGGGATAAAGAGGGGGAGCTCTCTCTCACTTTGGAGCATAACGGGACAGGCATCTACGTTATATCCTTCTCGATCGTGCCGGGATCGATCGTTCACTCCGACGCGCCGGAAGTTCTTCTGATCTCCCGAATGCAGGGGATGAAGGGGAAGTACCGATTGATTCAGCAGGCGACGAAGGCGATGAATGATGTCGCGCCTGCTTCGTTTCTGCTGGCGGCGCTGCAGGGTTTCGCAGAGGCGTTTGGGGTTAGCGAGATCGTGGGTGTCTCGGCGGTACGCCAGTCGGCCTACTGCGAAGAATGCGATGAGATATTTCGCAAGGCCTACGATGAGTTTTTCACCACGGTAGGAGCGGTGATGGGCTCGGACAACCTCTTCCGCTGCCCGGTGCCTATTCCGGAGAGGCCGCTTCAGGATGTGAAGCGGGGCCATAAGCTGCGAACGAAGGAAAAGCGCGCCTTCAAGCGCGACGTCGCGGATACTGTGCTGCGGTTTTTTCAACGGAATTGGCGGAGGGACGGCGAGCACTTGCAACAGGAACAGAACTCGGAGCTTCCTGTTCAGTTAACGCAGTGA
- a CDS encoding DNA/RNA non-specific endonuclease, with the protein MTLPDISGRFTFKSGYQGQTFYKKASGELGVPGQVMTHRDEAAQRGVSAGTGEHAGHLIGIQFGAPGDLRNLGIQNPNMNTFAPKPLQEAFQGSGGSYHRVESGWASLLLQGYRVEVTVTDKYRTGENRPYTRSVSWTETSPGGGVTQKALEFVNFTSPQSRAKA; encoded by the coding sequence ATGACACTCCCCGACATCAGCGGCCGATTCACCTTTAAGAGCGGATACCAGGGCCAGACCTTTTACAAAAAGGCGTCGGGAGAGCTCGGCGTCCCCGGCCAAGTCATGACCCATCGTGACGAAGCCGCCCAGCGCGGCGTCTCTGCCGGAACCGGCGAGCACGCCGGCCATCTCATCGGCATCCAGTTCGGAGCCCCCGGCGACCTGCGCAATCTGGGCATCCAAAACCCCAACATGAACACCTTCGCCCCAAAGCCGCTTCAGGAAGCCTTTCAAGGCTCCGGCGGCAGCTATCACCGCGTCGAATCCGGTTGGGCCAGCCTGCTCCTCCAGGGCTATCGAGTCGAAGTCACCGTCACCGACAAATACCGCACCGGCGAAAACCGCCCCTATACCCGCTCCGTCTCCTGGACAGAAACGTCACCCGGCGGCGGCGTTACACAAAAAGCCCTGGAGTTCGTCAACTTCACCTCGCCCCAAAGCCGCGCCAAAGCCTGA